GAATTTCCCTCCGAGCTataagaatttcaagaaacttGTTCTTTGAAACAAAGTTCTTGTGAAAATTGTGACGTTGTACAACTATAGCCAAAAACGTGGTGTTATTTCAAGTATCAAGTAAAGGGGAGAGCGCGTTTTAGTCGTTTTTATCCTAAAAAAATATAGCTGAATTCGAATTGATTAAGATGTAGTAATAAAAGGGTGTTGGTTCTTACTACTGTATGTTGAAATTGTGTGTTTACCTGGTTATAAATGATTCCCGTGATATTTCGCTAGCTCGTGCTGGGGTCTGGGTACTGTTTAATGGTCTCTCAgttcctgttttcttttcttttttttttaccttaacGTGAGTTTGACCGTTTTTTACACCCGGGACGAGCGGAAATCGTCAGAGTAAGACTGGTATGGTACAGAACAAATTTGCAACATGGGTAGAAAAAGGATGAGATAAAACAACAATTGGTAGGGATTTTGTCTCAGTAGGTGTAAATGGTGCCCAattggaaaaggaaaagcatTGAACACTACTGCACGTATTTTCAAGCCCTTTTACATTGTTTACATCTTTTACACGTGAATAAGAGTTTTCGTCGAACAGAACTCGGAAAGTAAAGATATTAGAACAACCACTCCCTCTTCTGGgaagatgaaagaccctgggaacgaggttgctaGGCTCGAGGTTTAATAGGCCCAAGTTTTCGGTCAAAATGGCGTCTAAAAGCCGGTACAATTGTTTTTCTAgaacaaatatattttctcGAAAATCGCGTCGATTTCGTCTTTGTCTCTAACAGAGTAAAcaaatattataatatttgCGTCTCAAGATTCGGTTTAAAGGTGTTAAAGAAGATCTTGGCACGAAATGAACGAAAATAATCTGTGACAATTTTCGCACGTGAACCCTGAGAGATAAGGTTTaggaaaattgtttgaaatgtcTACAAACAATGATGGAAAGCTGAAATTGTGGGAGAAAGTGAAATCCTTTTGGAAAACTCGAAGGTAAGATGATTTGAATCATCTCCTTTAATATAATGCACCCATTAATGTAAACCCGGTGTCCTGTGGTGTGGTGGGGAAGGGGGGGAGTGCGGGCAAGGGGTGGGGATTTGACCCAGAAGCAAAAATTCTGGTCAATTTCCCAAGGGTGGGGCAGCATACGTTCATGAAATGTAATTATATTGAAAATTATATATCATTCTAGTGCAGTATCAAAAGCCACCTCTACCACAGCTACACACTTCAGAGTAGGAACGTGCTAAAAACAGTAGGCTAGATGGCCTATGAAGTAGCAGACAAACTTTGATATAAAACGTACCATCTCTGAAACCCATGCCACTCCAAAGCCAAAGAAGGTGTTGCCAGATAACCACTCTTTATCTTGGCCCCTGGGTCTCTCTCTGCCAAATAAATCAAATGTCCCCACCCTCGAGCAAAGGTACTTGATCAAACCTGCCTCTGAGGAGATGGATTTCATGATATTTGTTGTTGAGATAGGAGGAACCTTGAGAATGatctttcctttcttgtcttgttttgGCTAGAGACGCCTTAGAACAGGATGTTACAGCCAAAGGAGAAAGTGGATGGGATAGAGTTAAGGCATTATTTGACGTTAGGTTTGTGCAGAAACAACTTTTTATTTTGGATTTTAATAGGACTTTGACTTTTTGTTGACATTTGTTACTGTCTAGTCCTTAATCACATGTAGTCAAAACTACTTGCAAAACTTCTTTTTGACAGTTCTGAGTTTCAGTGCAAGGGAAACCTGTGGTTAACATAAAAGCTAATTATTgattaaataaagaataattgtttttggaTGATTTCCTTTTATCTATTTAAAGTGAAGGCAAAGGTCCTAGAGAGGAGATCCAGCATATTCCTAGGGTGGTTGTCTATACCTCCGTATTTGCTTTCCTCTTTGGTGGCCAGTTTGGAAAGAGAATCATTGATGAGAACTTCCGTCGACATAACCAGCTCACTGTTTATGAGTCAGTGATGCATGCTAAGCGTCAGTATCAGGCATCTGTTGCACTGGGCTTTGTGAAGTATGGTAGTCGCTGGGGATGGAGAGCTGGGCTTTTCTCTGGTGTCTTCAGGTACAGATtcaaaaataggcagtctatgactgcatgtagcttactgtGCCTGTTATTACTTCAAAAACCATATTCAACCATGCTGGGCCTGGAGATGTAGCTAATTATAAGcaacatttttcttaaatacTCTGAAAGAAAACCATGGTCTCAGGGAATGTCTCAAGGATCAGGGAatatcggatcgaaatcgaTAGAGTTCGTTGTGGGCTTGGATTCTATTTTATGCTCAtgcactcactcactcagaaggtCAGCATAGTAGCTTATGCCTATaaggcagtaagctacaaaaattgCATGCTTGCACTGGTTCGTGCCTGTCCACTGAAGTTATTAACGGTGTCGGACAAGGATCAATAACTTGATGGGCGACAGTCTGAGAAAAACCTGTGCTTTACTCTTTAGGGAATCAGGCTGGAAAAGTGATCATCAATCATGCGTCCAACATTTGCTATCATTCTATGTGGAGAGAGTTTCAGTCAATCTCAACCTGTCTTTGACAGTTTTCTCTGGGTACTCCTGTTTCCTCCCTCTTCAAAAATCAACTCACACGAGGGTCTCAACACTCCTTACAGGACTTACATATGAACTGAAAtggtcatcctttaaaaataCATTAAGATGATTATTTCATTATGATTTATAGCCTGAACTTGTCATATTTATGACAATCTGCATTTTTGATTGTTGTAGCGTTCTTTTGGTTGCATCTGAAGCATATCGTAACACGGACGATGCTCTGAACTATGTAGCCAGTGGAGGTATGTTTTGACGTTCAATCAATTTGTTcaagttcattattttttcccttaacataaacatattaattatttttttagtatCTCAAGATTCTTACACAGCTTGTTTGAGAATGATATCACACATGGTTAGCATTAACCATGATACCAAATTTTGCTATAGTAATTAATGTTGGAGCTAGGGATCAGTTCTGCAAAATGAATTACAAAAGAATACTGGATTGCACTGTACACTGCTCTACCATCCACTTTAATGCTCAGAAATGTGTGTAATTAGATATGCacactcaattttgataaacttaGCAAACTGTCTGGagttaataacaaaaatttggtttcatcaaacgagttgataaaggttgaattaccaccgtgaaagatttagaaagctgatgtttcgagcgttagcccttcgtcagagcgaatagaattctattcgctctgacgaagggctaacgctcgaaacaattctattcgctctgacgaagggctaacgctcgaaacgtcagctttctaaatctttcacggtggtaattcaacctttatcaactcgtttgataaaaccaaatttttgttttgatctctcccaccgacgcagcaccacagtttctttagaaactagaaattcatgtCTGGAgttaataacaattataagCCTTAGGGTACACAATGTTTACTACTGAGGTCTAGCATTTTTGTTGGTTTCTATTTTAAGGTTAGGTGTAACCTGTTGCATATTTAGTgctttctttatatttcacaatGTATGTACATCAGAAATGTACTGTGACAAATAGATTAAAATGGCACATGGAATCTCCAGCGCATGAAGGCCAGATTCAATAATACCAGCTTgtattgtattattttcattcttattCCTTAGCATCAACAGGAGCTTTGTACAATGTATTTTCTGGATGGCGTAAAATGGTTGTTGGTGTTGTAATTGGTGTTGGTTTGAGGTAAGCGTAAGTGTTTATACGAAAGTCAGAAGCCAGCAATAGACCATTATTTTATAACCGCTCAGGGCTACGGCAACCATGCTGACCCAAACCAAGGTGACCTATCAGTTGAATAATTTTGTAGAGAACTTTGGAacaattttggattttgatAAGTGCAGCAACAACCTATCCCAAAACTTTTGATTTTAAGGCTATATACTAAGGCCCTTTGCAAGATTTGGTCATATCATATGTCTGGGAGTGTGTATGTTTAGTTTGCAATGGGGCTGGGACGCAAGCATTCCAACGCATTTTTAAATGCATTGGAATGCTTGCGTCCCAGCATTAAAAGGCTTTAGAGAGTCATTGTGAATAGGTTTTAAAGGGACGAAAATTCTTTTTGAGACCTTctcttattttaatttaccttGGTGAGCAGTGCTTTTTTTATGGAACAAAGTATTCTTCAATGGGATTGTGTCCCAGCATGGCACAGAAAAGTGACATGCAACTGAATCCTGCAAAGGGCCTTTTATAAGTCATAACCAGGACACAATTTATCTGCCAACCCTTTGACCAGAAACAAGGAATAATCCTGTAACTCTTCCAGAGCTTGATTTTTTGTGTGACCTTTTTTGTGTgaccttttacagcctaaaaatcAGTCCAAAAAAGCTAGATGCAACCAGTGCACATTGATTATTTTTCAGTGCTCCAGTGGGATTAATGGCACAAGTTGGAAATGCAATTCTGCCAGAGGAATATAAACCAAAGAAACTGGAAGATGATAGAAAAGCCCAGGAATGGTATGTGATAAATAAAAAGGAATCTTAAGGCCtgtttttgcaataattactTCAGGCCGCAAGGTCAATAACTTTTCAAGGAATTTCTAGGACTCTATTGAAATTTTTTAGGCCTTTTTTCGTGGGACTTACGTAATAATATATCTAATtatagcttttacaagtgaatgttagaaaaactgaaatgagATTGTGGTAAAAATTTCTTGTTCACAAGTAggtttttgtgcaaagtgCTTCTGGTACTTCCTCCCAGatgaaaataatacaattaaatGCCTACATTTGTTACTTCAAAAGGCTTAGTAAATTTTAAAGCcttgatatttttattttgtgttttgtgaaAAAGCAAGGAcagatgaataataattaccaGTACTaccattaaaataattaatcaaGCTCTTCCAAAGCCTTGAAATACCTATAAGTCTGAAATTGAAGAGACGTGTCAAGTTGTGTCATTACCTGAAGAATATTATCATGAAATGTTGtgtaatttcttttcttttttctttacccattgctaaaaaaaattaattttccagCCACCTTTAGAGATATATATCCAGAATTGCACACAATTCTGATTCATGCAGTCTCACTTAGGCAGTCATGAAGTGTCCATTTCTGAAACCTTCTCATCAACTTCAAAATCTTATATAATAGTGACAAAGACAGACAGTAATAGTTAAGTGTCCTCCTAATTATTTGCCTTTAGGAGACACAAACAGTAACAGTACTGTAATCCCAATCTAAGCAATAATCCCAACATAAACAGTGCTTTAAAGTTGTAAATAGGTGAACAATAATATCATGCTGAATGGAATGCTTTGTGACATTCATCAACATTGGGTATACATCTTATTGTGCTTTTTTAGACTCACTAGACTCCTCTATCCCATGTTTTCCCATTGGATTATCGAGATTATACCACTCTGTAAATTGCCATCTCTGTTTTCAAGGGGTAGCAAAATGGTAACAGTAACAAATCTACTGTCTAATAATCATAGGGGAAGACCTGCAGGGAAATGATTTTTTCTACATTTGTTTTATAAACATGTATTTGTTCAAACAGGGAGCAACGACTGGAAGACACAAGTTCATTTATACAAGCCATGGAAAAAGAACTTAACGAGGGCAATGAAGAAAAGCACAGCGCAGTTAGATAGCAAGTCACAATATATAAGcttattaaattttctaaaaaaaatagaacaatgTGTTAACTAAATGTGCAGTACAAGCATTTCCATTTCTATCCCTTAGAAACCAATGAATTACAATATTTTGTGCTTTCTCTTCCTGTGTCACCATCTCTTTGGTGAACTGCAACTATTGTAACAAAAATTAGGTTTTATCtgacaaacaagttgataaagattgAATAACCactgaaagatttagaaaggtgacgtttcgagtgtgtCCTTCATACTAAGGGCCGCTGTGTCATGCACGTTGCCTATCTGCATAACAATAAAGGGTTCACAAGTCAATAGCACCCTCGCTGCTGAGGTGTCAACTCTTGAACACTCTGGACATTACTGTTCAGATTAGCAAATATTGGCATTGGCATAGGCATAGTGACAAGACCACCCCTCATCCCCTGGGGCCTCTACAGTGTAGAAGGCCGACTTCCTTTTTAGCTCCATCTAATCAAATTCAATCTAGGTATGTCATGATCACTCCTTGGTTTAAAGCACTTTTTCTATTTCACAACTATTGTTCTGCCATTATACCCTGAAAATACATAAGTAGTCTAAAAagtcatcaaaaaccaacaaaacatCAATGACCATCCAAACATCTTTTCATCAGAATCCAAAAAGTACACTCCTTATTTGTCATCAACTACATTGCATCATTTAATTTGCAAATGTTCAAATGAACCAATTAGTGCACAAATAGACATTCACCAGCAAATCATAGTTTGCCTTATGCATCTATTAAAACCTCTAAAGTGAACTTCGATGGAATTTCCTcaggtttttgttttcaaaatgatgttcTTTCCTTAAAAAAGTCACAAGATGTAACAATGccttatttaaaaaatgtcaGTTTGTAAAAGTACATTTATTATAGTCGTTTGAACTTATAGTAAAGGCCTTCCCCGTAAGTAAGAGCACCTCCACTAGTTTATTTAGCTTTTACTACTGAAACATAACTGGGTTTTTGTGGTAGTTTCTCGAAGAAATGGGTATTGAAATTACTgtcaaagggaaaaaaaatttgcaagattgaaaagaacaataataatcattattataaataattaataataataataataaataataataataattattgttcagtAGAAGTAATCTCAATAACAATTGATCACAAAATTTGCAGAAGAAAACTATTCAAAGTAGGGAGTGAATATtgctcaataattattccccCATAGCCAAACCAGTCATATGGCTTGAAAGaccaagatcactgagtgagaATATgtagttaataattattattatcaaaaagaaaagtgtcctAAATGTATTTCATACCTGCTACATATTTTATAAGAATACTATCAAAAAGGTTTTGACACTGTAGTCCACATTTCTAAATAATtgtgtaaataatttatttcttcaagATGCTAGTGGGTGATGTCATAGAATTTGGTGAATTATTGTCATGTGGGCTTTGAAAGCGGACATTTTTGAACTTCCTCTTAAGGGCCACTTCTATCAAATCTGAAGTGGCAGTCTCCGACATGCGCCTTGGTCTCTTTAGTGGAGTTCCACCTGGTGACCGTTTGAATGGTGTGCTCTTTAACTCAGAACGACAGCGTTTCCTGATTTGGTTGAGGAGGTCTTGGTTTGGATTGCGTGGTGTTCTTGTATTGGTGGTCTTGATTGACCTCTTCCTTGCTTCATTATCACACACTTTCTGTGTTGGAATTGCATTGGATGGGTGTGAAGTCAAAACTGATGGcggtgggggagggggagggatGGGAATTTCCACAAGTAGTGGTTTTGTAATCAAATCCTCTCTTTGAGTGTCCCTGGGTTTTTCCAGGTCACTGGTCTTGTTTTTAAGGTCAACTTTGTTTCGGCGGCAGTATTTTCCAACCTGTTGGTACATCTTGGCCATGTTTCGCTTCAGGATGATTTCATTAGGTTTGTCAAAGCTGAATGTTCCAAGAGATTCCAGAAGATGGAAGAGTTGCTTCATTTGTATGCTCTTTGCTTCCTCATTCTCCTGGTTATCAAAGGGAATTTATATCTTATGCAATGACAACAGTTTATTTGGTTTTAGTATTGTTTTTATCATtctattattactatcatcatcattattgttttattattattagtatcatcatcatcatcattattattattgaccaTTCACACAGGTATTTATGGTAATGAAGCAGGTTCGTTCATTGGCTCTGGCCAACGACCGGTTGCCTAGGGAAGCCAAGAGACACCcttggtttgttttcttctcatCTCTTGTCTGCATCTCCTGCACTTTCCAAAGAATTCCCATCAACCCCAACAATACGTCTGTGGATCAGTTACCATAAACAGGAATGCCCACCTCAATGGTTCTCAGGTTGTCGTTCAATCTCAGTGGTATTGATCCCAATACACCCACTACCACTGGAACAAGCTTTTTCCTCAcaattcagtaataataatagtaattgttATAAAAATTGATGATTATTCACTGAGGTCAAGCCTGCAAATTAATAGCACCGGTCATCGGACATTTTTCCagcaaatttgaggttttgagaaaaaaaaaaaatacaattaacaCACCTTTTCTAGCTGCTGCCGAAAATTtcggtctttttctttaaCCAAGGCAAACCATTCTTCCTTAAGAGTTCGGTGTTCATCTGCTAGTAAATCATGTACAGTTTACAGTTATTTCGCGTTTAAGCAACGAACAGTCATTTTGCACCTTGGTTGATAAAAGAATGAGTCCATACAACTTCTTGCTGTCAGACAAAATGACTTTTCATACTTGGAGAGAAATGAGCGAAATGCCATCGCCAGCCTTTCTTCAAAGATAAAGTAATTAAAGAGTATAAATTAATTCAGGCGTTGGGGTTATATTGGGCCGTGAACTGAGGGTAAAAAGTGCGAACAAAGTTTGTGTTTTCATATTACCTGACTCTTGACAGTGTTCATACAGACTGCGAATCTCGAGGCTCCTTCTCTCTAGAATGCCGTTTCTTGTTTGAAAATCTCgagctgttttaatttcttcttcccaAGGATAACTCGAtcctgattaaaaaaaagtgaaatgagGCATAACTTGAGGCAATTTaaggtgtttcttttttatttttgacgcTAAACAATACCTTTCTCCTGGGAATTACTCCCGTGCAGATGACGAGTCTGTTGAACAATATTGTTATTGGAATCACCAGCCATATTGAAATGTACATATTTCGAATTTTCCGCTCCTCGACTCTGATTGGTTATTCATGAATCATTGGTCCCATGCCACGCCGGGCATAGATGAGGTACGTCACTTACTTAGACGTAACTTTTCTCCAGGATTAGAGagattaagcatgacgtttacgggaaacggcaaacggcaagatgaaatttttgtttttgccaaaacaaggagaaacttgattttttaagctcctttcttgtctgttacCTAGATATATGGAATAACTTCTGAAAAGAgtgagaaaagttgaaaaacgtaaattttcatgcttttatgacacgcagctgcctactgtttgccgtttgccgtttgccgtaaacgtcatgcttaacctctctaatgTCACACAAATAATAAGTTCCGAACAACAGCGAGATGAGGAAGCAGTGAATATGAAACAAAGATTTAGCTAGTTTGGAGGTTCCTGAGTTAAGGGAAAATTAAATGGATATGCAGTTAGGAATAaatataggaaaaaaaaaacttttggtCAGATGTTTTGCCCATGTTTAACATGACAGTAAATTACTCCTCCATTTTCGCTCAAAGCCATTTGAAAAAGAGTTTGATCTCATGTTAGTCTTAACATTGACTTACTAGCACTATGCAAATCTCCTTCATGGgtcatatttgacaatggaagaAAATCAGTGTATCAGGATAAAAACTCATGGGTCAGGTTGAGATCACATGGAATTCAATCAACATATGAACTCAAACACATTAGGCACTCAACTACCACAGGTAAATATCACCTGTTGGTCTGGATGTTCACCCAACCCACGTAGTACCTACCCCCACACAATAGTTGTTAATACAGTTAAAGAAAGGCTAAATATCAAGGTGGACACACATCACAGCAGCTCTGTGGTGTGGCCATCACTGCATGCATAGGCATAGCCATAGTAGATGCTTGCCAAGGGGTTTTTTTGCAAACCCTTTAAAGaggcaaaaatttggttttatcaaaccagttgatagaggttgaattaccaccgtgaaaggtttagaaagctgccatttccagattatggtaatgaatacatgacaaaagaaaataaaaattgaaccagttttaagaattttgcaccaaaactaaatttaaaccaaaacatacaccttattccaaaatgatgggccaataaattattctcttgtttgcatgttaatt
This portion of the Acropora palmata chromosome 13, jaAcrPala1.3, whole genome shotgun sequence genome encodes:
- the LOC141863314 gene encoding complex I assembly factor TIMMDC1, mitochondrial-like, coding for MSTNNDGKLKLWEKVKSFWKTRRDALEQDVTAKGESGWDRVKALFDVSEGKGPREEIQHIPRVVVYTSVFAFLFGGQFGKRIIDENFRRHNQLTVYESVMHAKRQYQASVALGFVKYGSRWGWRAGLFSGVFSVLLVASEAYRNTDDALNYVASGASTGALYNVFSGWRKMVVGVVIGVGLSAPVGLMAQVGNAILPEEYKPKKLEDDRKAQEWEQRLEDTSSFIQAMEKELNEGNEEKHSAVR
- the LOC141863312 gene encoding uncharacterized protein LOC141863312 isoform X2, with translation MAGDSNNNIVQQTRHLHGSNSQEKGSSYPWEEEIKTARDFQTRNGILERRSLEIRSLYEHCQESDEHRTLKEEWFALVKEKDRNFRQQLEKENEEAKSIQMKQLFHLLESLGTFSFDKPNEIILKRNMAKMYQQVGKYCRRNKVDLKNKTSDLEKPRDTQREDLITKPLLVEIPIPPPPPPPSVLTSHPSNAIPTQKVCDNEARKRSIKTTNTRTPRNPNQDLLNQIRKRCRSELKSTPFKRSPGGTPLKRPRRMSETATSDLIEVALKRKFKNVRFQSPHDNNSPNSMTSPTSILKK
- the LOC141863312 gene encoding uncharacterized protein LOC141863312 isoform X1, encoding MAGDSNNNIVQQTRHLHGSNSQEKGSSYPWEEEIKTARDFQTRNGILERRSLEIRSLYEHCQESADEHRTLKEEWFALVKEKDRNFRQQLEKENEEAKSIQMKQLFHLLESLGTFSFDKPNEIILKRNMAKMYQQVGKYCRRNKVDLKNKTSDLEKPRDTQREDLITKPLLVEIPIPPPPPPPSVLTSHPSNAIPTQKVCDNEARKRSIKTTNTRTPRNPNQDLLNQIRKRCRSELKSTPFKRSPGGTPLKRPRRMSETATSDLIEVALKRKFKNVRFQSPHDNNSPNSMTSPTSILKK